A single Vulpes lagopus strain Blue_001 chromosome 3, ASM1834538v1, whole genome shotgun sequence DNA region contains:
- the CHP2 gene encoding calcineurin B homologous protein 2 isoform X1, with the protein MERPVVRAAPLTPPPWHCSLLARVAGGRRVSQASLLRLYHRFRALDRNKKGYLSRVDLQQIGALAVNPLGDRIIDSFFPDGNLRVDFPGFVRVLAHFRPVDEDDSSMRDPKEPEPLNSRMNKLRFAFQLYDLDRDGKISRHEMLQVLRLMVGVQVTEEQLESIADRTVQEADEDGDGAVSFLEFTKSLEKMDIEQKMSIRILK; encoded by the exons ATGGAACGCCCCGTCGTCCGCGCCGCCCCTCTGACCCCGCCGCCCTGGCATTGTTCTCTGCTCGCCCGGGTCGCGGGTGGGAGGCGAG TCTCGCAGGCCAGTCTGCTCCGCCTCTACCACCGGTTTCGGGCACTGGACAGGAACAAGAAGGGCTACCTGAG CCGCGTGGATCTGCAGCAGATCGGGGCGCTGGCCGTGAACCCCCTGGGAGACCGCATCATAGACAGCTTCTTCCCCGACGG GAATCTGCGAGTGGATTTCCCAGGCTTTGTCAGAGTCCTGGCTCACTTTCGACCTGTCGATGAGGACGACTCGAGCATGCGAGACCCCAAGGAACCTGAGCCCCTCAACAGCCGAATGAACAAACTTCGCT tTGCATTTCAGCTCTATGACCTGGATAGAGATGGAAAGATCTCCAGGCACGAGATGCTACAG GTCCTCCGGCTGATGGTTGGGGTGCAGGTGACAGAAGAGCAGTTGGAGAGCATCGCCGACCGCACGGTGCAGGAAGCGGATGAAGATGGGGACGGGGCTGTGTCCTTCCTGGAGTTCACCAAG TCATTAGAGAAGATGGACATCGAGCAGAAAATGAGCATCCGGATCCTGAAGTGA
- the CHP2 gene encoding calcineurin B homologous protein 2 isoform X2: MGSRGSHAARIPDADSIRRETGFSQASLLRLYHRFRALDRNKKGYLSRVDLQQIGALAVNPLGDRIIDSFFPDGNLRVDFPGFVRVLAHFRPVDEDDSSMRDPKEPEPLNSRMNKLRFAFQLYDLDRDGKISRHEMLQVLRLMVGVQVTEEQLESIADRTVQEADEDGDGAVSFLEFTKSLEKMDIEQKMSIRILK; this comes from the exons ATGGGCTCCCGCGGCTCCCACGCGGCGCGCATTCCCGACGCGGACAGCATCCGGCGGGAGACCGGCT TCTCGCAGGCCAGTCTGCTCCGCCTCTACCACCGGTTTCGGGCACTGGACAGGAACAAGAAGGGCTACCTGAG CCGCGTGGATCTGCAGCAGATCGGGGCGCTGGCCGTGAACCCCCTGGGAGACCGCATCATAGACAGCTTCTTCCCCGACGG GAATCTGCGAGTGGATTTCCCAGGCTTTGTCAGAGTCCTGGCTCACTTTCGACCTGTCGATGAGGACGACTCGAGCATGCGAGACCCCAAGGAACCTGAGCCCCTCAACAGCCGAATGAACAAACTTCGCT tTGCATTTCAGCTCTATGACCTGGATAGAGATGGAAAGATCTCCAGGCACGAGATGCTACAG GTCCTCCGGCTGATGGTTGGGGTGCAGGTGACAGAAGAGCAGTTGGAGAGCATCGCCGACCGCACGGTGCAGGAAGCGGATGAAGATGGGGACGGGGCTGTGTCCTTCCTGGAGTTCACCAAG TCATTAGAGAAGATGGACATCGAGCAGAAAATGAGCATCCGGATCCTGAAGTGA